A genomic window from Dermacentor silvarum isolate Dsil-2018 chromosome 9, BIME_Dsil_1.4, whole genome shotgun sequence includes:
- the LOC119465313 gene encoding protein Mpv17 isoform X1: MRQAWNLYARVMRDHPVKTQLITTATVMLSGDLIAQKVLERRSSIDVPRAARFFVMGIAFVGPALRVWYFTLERIVGSGGGRALVIKKVFLDQALFTPVFLPSFLVTLGALQRRSWESIKQTVRADYLPILKANYMLWPAAQLINFRFVPLSYRVPFASCVALVWNTYLAWKANKTHKI, encoded by the exons ATGCGGCAGGCGTGGAACCTCTACGCGCGTGTGATGCGCGATCACCCGGTGAAGACGCAGCTGATCACCACGGCGACCGTGATGCTTTCGGGTGACCTGATCGCCCAGAAAGTGCTCGAACGCCGGTCCAGCATCGACGTTCCTCGAGCGGCCAG GTTCTTCGTCATGGGCATTGCATTTGTCGGCCCTGCTCTTCGCGTCTGGTACTTCACGCTTGAACGCATTGTCGGGAGTGGAGGTGGTCGGGCACTGGTCATCAAAAAGGTGTTCCTCGACCAGGCCCTGTTCACCCCAGTGTTCTTGCCGAGCTTTCTGGTGACTCTCGGTGCGCTTCAGCGACGCTCGTGGGAGAGCATCAagcagacggtgcgggcggactACCTGCCTATCCTGAAGGCAAACTACATGCTCTGGCCTGCGGCGCAGCTCATCAACTTTAGATTTGTGCCTCTCAGCTACCGAGTGCCATTTGCGAGCTGCGTGGCGCTCGTCTGGAACACATACTTGGCCTGGAAGGCCAACAAGACGCATAAGATATAG